A single region of the Undibacterium piscinae genome encodes:
- the recQ gene encoding DNA helicase RecQ, whose product MQHTSETNSNDAASAAQTQALHLLQTVFGYPAFRSQQGQIVDHVVNGGDALVLMPTGGGKSLCYQIPAMIRKGVGIVVSPLIALMQDQVDALEEVGVRAAFLNSTQSFEESQRVERLLRTGEIDLVYIAPERLMTARCLDMLEASPIALFAIDEAHCVSQWGHDFRPEYIKLSVLHERFPSVPRIALTATADQQTRDEIIRCLQLETALQFVSSFDRPNIRYQIVEKANGRKQLLDFINAQHSGDAGIVYCLSRKKVEETAEFLNENGINSLPYHAGMEMTVRSRNQARFLREDGIVMCATIAFGMGIDKPDVRFVAHLDLPKSIEGYYQETGRAGRDGATANAWMAYGLQDVVQQRRMIDESEANETYKRVQGVKLDAMLSLCETLNCRRVQLLDYFGQASTPCGNCDTCLSPPTSFDGSVAAQKILSTVYRVDQRFAAGHVIDVLRGIDTERVQQWRHNQLSTFGVGAEKTEAEWRALLRQLIALGLVAVDYENYSSLKLTEQSRAVLRGETKIQLRQYKKAEKATKHKRQSAKDFAETDLSASEQAIFEKLRWWRITTAKAHNVAAFIIFADATLREIAKTKPRSMDDLRGVTGVGAKKLESYGAEIVALIAEMS is encoded by the coding sequence ATGCAGCACACCAGCGAAACCAATAGCAACGACGCAGCAAGCGCCGCACAAACTCAGGCCCTGCACTTATTGCAGACGGTGTTCGGCTACCCGGCCTTTCGTTCGCAGCAAGGGCAGATCGTTGATCACGTGGTCAATGGAGGTGATGCGCTGGTGCTGATGCCTACCGGTGGCGGTAAATCACTGTGCTACCAGATCCCGGCGATGATACGCAAAGGCGTCGGCATCGTGGTTTCGCCGCTGATCGCCTTGATGCAAGATCAGGTCGATGCCCTGGAAGAGGTCGGAGTGCGGGCCGCCTTTCTGAACTCTACCCAGAGTTTTGAAGAGTCGCAGCGGGTGGAACGTCTGCTGCGCACTGGCGAGATTGATCTGGTGTATATCGCGCCGGAGCGCCTGATGACAGCGCGCTGTCTCGATATGTTAGAAGCTAGCCCTATCGCCCTGTTTGCGATTGATGAGGCGCATTGCGTCTCGCAATGGGGCCATGATTTCCGTCCTGAATACATCAAGCTGTCTGTCCTGCACGAGCGTTTTCCCAGTGTGCCGCGCATCGCACTGACTGCCACTGCCGATCAGCAAACCCGCGACGAGATTATCCGCTGCCTGCAACTAGAAACGGCGCTGCAATTCGTCTCTTCGTTTGATCGCCCCAACATCCGTTACCAGATCGTAGAAAAGGCCAATGGCCGCAAGCAACTGCTAGACTTTATCAATGCCCAGCATAGCGGCGACGCCGGTATCGTGTATTGCCTGTCGCGCAAAAAAGTGGAAGAAACTGCCGAATTTTTAAATGAAAACGGCATCAATTCGCTGCCCTACCATGCCGGCATGGAGATGACGGTACGCAGCCGCAACCAGGCCAGATTTTTGCGTGAAGACGGCATCGTGATGTGCGCTACCATCGCCTTTGGCATGGGCATTGATAAGCCAGATGTGCGCTTTGTCGCCCATCTGGATCTGCCCAAAAGCATAGAAGGCTATTACCAGGAAACCGGACGCGCCGGACGCGACGGCGCCACTGCCAATGCCTGGATGGCGTATGGCTTGCAAGACGTGGTGCAGCAACGCCGCATGATCGACGAGTCGGAAGCCAATGAGACTTACAAGCGGGTGCAGGGCGTTAAGCTCGATGCCATGCTCAGCCTGTGCGAAACCCTCAATTGCCGGCGCGTACAACTGCTCGATTATTTCGGCCAGGCATCAACGCCTTGCGGCAATTGCGATACCTGCTTGTCGCCACCGACCTCGTTTGACGGCAGCGTGGCGGCACAAAAAATTCTCTCTACCGTGTACCGGGTCGACCAGCGTTTTGCGGCCGGTCATGTGATCGACGTATTACGCGGCATCGATACCGAAAGGGTGCAGCAATGGCGCCACAATCAGCTATCGACCTTTGGCGTAGGCGCGGAAAAGACCGAAGCCGAATGGCGCGCCCTGCTGCGCCAGTTAATTGCGCTCGGTCTGGTGGCGGTCGATTACGAAAACTACAGCTCGCTGAAGCTGACCGAGCAATCGCGTGCGGTACTGCGCGGCGAAACCAAGATACAGCTGCGCCAATATAAAAAAGCTGAAAAGGCCACCAAGCATAAACGCCAGTCGGCCAAAGATTTTGCCGAAACCGATTTGTCGGCCAGTGAACAAGCGATTTTCGAGAAACTGCGCTGGTGGCGCATTACCACCGCGAAAGCACATAACGTGGCCGCTTTCATTATCTTCGCCGATGCCACTTTGCGCGAAATCGCCAAGACCAAGCCACGCTCCATGGACGATCTGCGCGGCGTCACCGGGGTTGGCGCCAAGAAGCTGGAAAGCTATGGCGCCGAGATCGTGGCCTTGATAGCTGAAATGAGTTGA
- a CDS encoding undecaprenyl-diphosphate phosphatase, translated as MDILLAAKIIIMGIVEGLTEFLPISSTGHLILAGSLLNFTGEKMKVFEIAIQAGAIFAVCLEYRHKIASILGGIGNDPKARKFVLNLMIAFFPAALLGLLFSKKIKEFLFAPVPVALAFIIGGLVILWAERKQTDRCAKQPDAKARIETVDDMSPLDALKVGLAQAFALIPGTSRSGASIIGGMLFGMSRKAATEFSFFLAIPTLLGATVYSLYKAREELSAADIPMFGLGTIAAFISALFCVRWLLRYIATHNFNAFAWYRIAFGLMILVTAYTGTIVWAD; from the coding sequence ATGGATATTCTTCTCGCCGCAAAAATCATCATCATGGGCATCGTTGAGGGCCTGACTGAATTTTTACCTATTTCGTCCACCGGACATTTGATTTTGGCAGGCAGCCTGCTCAACTTCACAGGCGAGAAAATGAAGGTGTTTGAAATCGCGATACAGGCCGGTGCCATTTTCGCGGTGTGCCTGGAATACCGCCATAAGATCGCCTCGATACTGGGCGGTATAGGCAATGATCCTAAAGCGCGCAAATTTGTCCTAAACCTGATGATCGCCTTTTTTCCTGCGGCCTTACTGGGCTTATTGTTCAGCAAAAAAATCAAAGAATTCCTGTTCGCTCCGGTTCCGGTGGCACTGGCCTTTATCATCGGCGGCCTGGTCATCTTGTGGGCCGAGCGCAAACAAACTGATCGTTGTGCCAAGCAGCCTGATGCCAAAGCCAGGATAGAAACCGTGGATGACATGAGCCCGCTTGATGCGCTCAAGGTTGGCCTGGCGCAAGCCTTTGCGCTGATCCCAGGCACCAGCCGCTCCGGTGCGTCTATCATAGGCGGGATGCTGTTTGGCATGTCACGCAAGGCTGCCACCGAATTCTCGTTTTTCCTGGCGATTCCCACTTTGCTGGGCGCGACCGTGTATTCGCTGTACAAGGCGCGTGAAGAATTATCGGCCGCCGATATTCCCATGTTTGGCTTGGGCACCATCGCCGCGTTTATCTCCGCGCTATTTTGCGTACGCTGGTTATTGCGTTATATCGCGACGCATAATTTCAACGCCTTTGCCTGGTATCGCATCGCCTTTGGCCTGATGATACTGGTGACAGCGTATACTGGCACCATCGTCTGGGCCGATTAA